The DNA window GAGTGAAACGAAATTAAAGATGATGGCGGAGGAGAAGGATAAACGGGCGATGAAGCTGTTTGCGCTGGTGGAACAGCCGGCGAAATTTCTGGCTACGATCCAGGTGGCGATCACTCTGGCAGGACTCTTAGGGGGCGCGTTTGCGGCGGATAATTTCGCGGGGCCTCTGACAGATCTTCTGGTCAGAGCGGGAGTGACGATTCCGGAGAATGTATTGAATTCCATTGCGGTGGTTGTGATCACGCTGGTCCTGACTTACTTTAACCTGGTGTTTGGGGAATTGGTCCCCAAAAGGATCGCTATGAAGAAGACAGAGGCTATGGCCCTTGGAATGTCCGGCCTGCTGTCCTTTGTTTCTAAGGCGGCGGCTCCGCTGGTATGGCTTTTGACAGCTTCTACCAACGGAATCCTGCGGCTGATGGGGATCGACCCAAATCAGGACGAGGACACTGTGACAGAGGAAGAAATCCGCATGCTTCTGGTGGAAGGCAACGAGAAGGGGATTATCCCCCAGGAGGAAAATGATATCATCCAGAATGTATTTGAATTTAACGATACTTCTGTGGAACAGATCTGTACAAGACGTCGGGATGTGATCTATCTTTCTCTTCAGGACGACATGGAAGAGTGGGAGAAGATCATTTATGAAAACCGCCATACCCACTATCCTGTCTGTCGGGAGGGCCAGGAAGACATTGTGGGCGTGCTGGATACGAAAGATTATTTCCGGCTGAAGGATAAATCCAGAGAAAGCGTTATGAATTCAGCGGTAGACAAGGCGTTTTTTATTCCAGAGATCATGAAGGCCAATGTGCTGTTTGCGAAGATGAAGCAGACACGCAATTATTTCGCGGTGATCGTAGATGAGTACGGCGGCCTGTCCGGGATCATAACCCTTCACGACTTAATGGAAGCCTTGGTAGGAGATCTGAGGGAACTAGAAGAACCTATAGAACCGGAAGATATTGAGAAGCTGGATGAAGGAGTTTGGAAGATTCAAGGATGCGCGGATCTGGAAGATGTAGCGGAAGAGTTGAAGATAAAATTAGATCTGGAGGACTATGATACTTTCAGCGGTTATATCTGCGGAGAAATAGGACGGATACCAAGCGATGGGGAAAAATTCCATATAGAAACAGAAGAATTGTCTATTGATGTGAGAGATGTAGAAAATCATGTGATCAAGGAGACGATCGTAAGATTGAAATAATCGGAATTGTTTCCGAATTGTAGTTGGGGCCGGGGGATTTTTAAAAATCCCCCGGCCCCAACTGATGAATTACGTATCCACCAGTGAGGGATGCCCCGATGTAGCATAGGATTCCCCCGGTATTTCCAATGGTTTCCGCGATTTGACAGAATATTTTCTGTGTCATGTCATAGTAGGGACTGATGTAGAACATGTTGATAGGGCCATATTGATGAAGGAAAAGATTCAGCCCTGTGGCGATCAGACAGCAGGTGAGGTAGCAGACAGCGGCGCCGGCGAACCCGCTCCTATCTTTGTTCTTCCTGCGGATATATCCTGCGGAAAGCCCAATCCCGATCAATGCGAAATGCCAGGCGTAGGAGTGGATGGTCAGCGGAGCGCAGCCGTAATGCATTCCGCTGGTATCGCAGAAAGCAAAGATTCCGCCCAAGAGACCAAAATCCATCAAGAAAGACAAGAAAGCCTGATACAGCCTGGGGGATCTGATCCAAGGAAGAAGGAGACAGATATACATGGGCGTGCTGCATAGCTGGAAGGGGAAATACCACCAGTTGTAAACGCCGTTATTTAGTTGATATGTGATACACCACTGTTTCCAGATCTCGCTTGCGAGCAGGACCAGTCCGCAGCACAGGAAGAAATATCTTTGTTTTTTCATAATTGACTGCCTCGATATCAGTGTGTCTTAGAATGTATTTATTATACACCTGGCGCAATAAATGTGCTATAATACAAATACTGTGCCCGCAGAGGGATGGGAGACAGCATACAATAAGAGATGAGGTGGAAATATGCGGACGAAAAATGCGTGTATGCTGATATTGACAGCATTTATCTGGGGGACGGCTTTTGTGGCCCAAAGTGTGGGAATGGATCATCTTGGCCCGTTTACCTTCAACGGTGTGCGGAATCTGATCGGAGGAGCGGCTTTGCTTCCCTGTATCTTTTTCCTGGAAAGATGGAACCGGAAGGATCAGAAGAAGGAATCAGGGCAGGAAGTCCCCGGTACGAGAAAGGATCTGATCACAGGCGGAATCGCCTGCGGTCTTCTGCTTTTTGCGGCCAGCAGTCTTCAGCAGATCGGCCTAGTCTATACATCGGCTGGAAAGGCAGGGTTTATTACGGCTTTTTATATCGTGATCGTACCGGTGCTGGGGATTTTTCTTCATCAGAAAGCAGGATGGAAGATCTGGGCGGCGGTGGCGGCGGCGCTTGCTGGTTTATATCTTTTGTGTATTACCGATGGTTTTTCGGTCAATATCGGAGATTTCTATGTGCTTCTATGCGCATTGTTGTTTTCCCTGCATATCCTGGTGATCGATCATTTTGCGCCGAAGGTAGATGGGGTAAAAATGTCCTGTATCCAGTTTTTTGTATGCGGGATCGTTTCCCTGGTCCCAATGTTTCTATGGGAAGAACCAAGAATAGAAGGCTTGCTCTTAAGCTGGTTTCCTCTTCTGTATGCGGGAGTGCTTTCCTGCGGTGTGGCTTACACCCTGCAGATCGTGGGGCAGAAGAATGTGAATCCAACGGTGGCTTCTTTGCTTTTGAGTCTGGAGTCCTGTTTCTCTGTTCTGGCTGGATGGATTATCCTTGGGGAACGGCTGTCGCTAAGAGAGGGAGCAGGGTGTATTTTGATGTTTGCGGCGATCGTGCTTGCACAATTGCCGGAGAGAAAGGAGAAATTGCAGTATGAATAATTATCCGCTGATTCTTAAAATGATGGAATACTATGCGGGGCGTCCAAAGCAGATCCAGCATTTTATGAAAGTGTACGCCTATGCGAAACTGATCGGGGAGATGGAACACATTTCGCCGGAACTCCAGAGGATCCTGGAAACGGCCGCGATCACTCATGATATTGGTATCAGAGCCAGCGAGATAAAATATGGAAATTCCAGCGGAAAAAATCAGGAGTTAGAAGGTCCGCCGGAGGCGCGGAAAATGCTTTGGGAACTTGGGTATGACGAAGAACTGATCCAAAGGGTATGCTATCTGATTGGCCATCATCATACTTATCAGAAAATCGATGGTATAGATTATCAGATCTTGGTTGAAGCTGATTTCCTGGTCAATCTGTATGAAAACGGAAATGATTCTCAAGCGGTAAAGACAGCTTTGGAGCGAATTTTTGTGACGGAGACAGGAAAAACTTTGTGCAGGACAATGTTCGGTATACAGGAACCCCAAATAGACAAGAAGGGAGAAATATCATATGGTACGAGAAATTAAGAAAGAAGATTATCAGCTCTATATGGATTTAAGCCGTGAATTCTATGATTCCGACGCGGTGCTCCACTCTATTCCAGCTTCTTACAGGGAAGAGACTTGGAAGGAAATGATGCGTTCAGAAGAGTTTGTCAAAGGATATATTCTGGAAAAGGACGGGATCGAAGCCGGGTACGGGCTGACCAGTTATACCTTTTCCCAGGAAGCCGGCGGAAGAGTGGTCTGGCTGGAAGAATTATATATCCGTCCTGAATATCGTTGCCATGGACTTGGAAAAGAGTTCTTCCGGTATGTGGACGAAAAGGTAGCCCCCACGGTGAAACGGCTTCGGCTGGAGATCGAACCGGACAATCTGCGGGCGAAAAAACTGTATCTTGCTATGGGTTATAAGGATCTGCCTTACGTCCAGATGATCAAAGAAGCACAGGAGGATTAGAAGATGAGATTTGTAATTCAGAGAGTATCGGAAAGCGAAGTGAAGGTGGACGGAGAGATCCTGGGAAAAATCGGGAAAGGATTCATGGTGCTGGTCGGAGTCAGCGACAGTGATACAAAGGAGACCGCGGACAAAATGATCCGGAAAATGCTTGCTCTTAGGATTTTTGAAGATGAGCAGGGGAAAACAAATCTTTCACTGGAAGCGGTGGAGGGAGAACTTCTGCTGATCTCTCAGTTTACTCTGTATGCTAACTGCAAGAAAGGAAACAGGCCAAGTTTCATTGGAGCCGGAGCGCCGGATATGGCAGAAGAGATGTACGAGTATATTATCAGTAAGTGTAAAGAACAGGTTCGTGTCGTAGAAAGAGGAAGATTTGGGGCGGATATGAAAGTCAGCCTTGTTAATGACGGGCCGTTTACCATTATCCTGGATTCAGATACATTGTAGAAAAAGACCAGGCGCCGCAGCAGTCTTTTGGCTGTCGGCGCCTAAAAAGAGGAAAAGATTAAGTCTGTGCATAGAAAAACGCACAGGAAATGTAAAAAATGATATCCAAAAAGAAATAATTACAATAATAAAACAACTGCGGGGAAAAAATTAAGAAACCAAAGAAAAATCTGATAAGTTTGAACGATATGAGTAGAAAACTATTAACTGATGGAAATATAATATCATAATCTGAAAAATATGTAAAGGAGAAAAACGGGAAAATCTCGTTTTTCTCCCAGGCAAGGCCTACTTCATAGCGCCGCCTGTCAGTACGGAACGTACATGGTCAATTTCCTGCTGGGTTGCCTTTGCGGCGGGAATATAATAGCTTTTCTCCCGCGCGATCTGATAAAGCTTTTCCTGAGACATTTCACATTCATTGCGCAGCTGCTTCAAACACTGCTTTAATTCTTTGTTTTCTGTCTGAGGGATCATTTCCCCATATCTTACAAGTTCTCCATTTACGCCGGCCAATGCATCTGCTACCATCGTTTTGTCGTCTAACATTGTTCTTCCTCCTACAAAAATTTTAAAAGATCCTGTTTGTTTTTCATTGCGCAGTTTGCCGCATCCTGAAAAAGTTTTTTTACTTCCGGGTCCTTTGCCTGCGCGGCATAGTCGTTCATTTTACAGTGGGATGTCTCATAGCCCCCGATCAGGTGGCGAAGGTTCTGCAGATCTAAAATTGATATTTCGGACATTGTCTTTCCTCCTTTAAGAACAATTGTGGTTTTTCGGGATTAGTATGTGTCAAAAAGAGGAAAATATGTTAGATCAGAGTTAAATTTTTCGCGCTTTCCGATTGACGGACAAAATATTGGAAGAGTTTCCCCATTTTATTATTTCTTTGATACATACATTCCGGATGCCATTGGACGCCTGCCGCAAAAGAATGGGAGGCAGACTCAATGGCTTCTATGATTCCGTCCGAAGCTACCGCGGTCGGTTTGAGGTTCTGTCCAAGTTGTCTCACGCATTGGTGATGAAAGCTATTTACAATCTGATGTTCTCCAAGAATGTTATATAGTATGCTATTTTTTGAAATGATGATTTTATGGCAGGGGTCGGAACGGCTGTCAGAGATCTGCATATGTTGAAGGGAGGAAGCGTCCCGCAGGGAAAGATCTTGGCAGATCGTGCCTCCAAGAGCCAGATTAAGGATCTGCATCCCTCTGCAGATTCCAAAGACCGGAAGTTTTGTCTCCAGCACATGGCGCATGAAACTTAGATGGAACCAATCCGTGTCCCAATTAGTCCTGCCCTGGGCAGTCAGAAGATCTTCCCCAAACAAAAGCGGGGAGACATCATCGCCGCCGCAGAAGAGAAATCCATCGCAAAGGTCAGTATAAACAGAGAAAGATGATTCTTTGGCGCAGGGGATGAGAACGGCAGTGCCTCCCGCCGCTTCAACGGCTTTAATATATGTGTCTGTGACAAACTGTCTCCCGTTGTGATAGCCGCAGGAGATGATCCCGATGATTGAAGTCATAAAAATCCCTTTCATAAACTGAATTTGAAGAGTATACTGATTATATAGGATAATATGCAAAGGAGTGGCTGAATATGAAATTGATCGACATGCATTGTGATACTTTGTGGAAGATGATGGACCTTGATAAAGAGGGAAATCTGATGGAGAATCAATGCAGTATCAATATCCCCGGTATGAAGAAAGCCGGTACGCTGGCCCAGTTTTTTGCATGCTTCACATATTTAGAGGATTACAAGGCAAAGGGAGCGTATGAGAAAGGGTACGCGCGCATCCTGGAGATGATCCGTTTTCTGGATCAGCAGATCAACGCGTTTCCTGATGAAATCGCCCGCGCGTGCTCCAGGAAGGAGATCCTCAGGAATGAATCAGAAGGAAAGATTTCTGCTCTTCTTGGGGTGGAGGACGGCGGCGTGCTCAATGGGAAGATGGAAAGGCTGGAGGAATTGTATCGGAAAGGCGTCCGGCTGGTAACGCTGCTGTGGAATCACGAGAACTGTATCGGGCATCCAAACAGCAGGCGGCCGGGAGAGATGTGGCAGGGATTGAAGCCGTTTGGAATCCAGATGGTAGAGAGAATGAGCGAGCTGAAAATGATCGTAGATGTGTCCCACGCCTCTGATGGGACTGTGCGGGACGTGTTGGAACACGCGAGGGGAGCGGTGATCGCCTCCCATTCTAACTGCCGGGCGGTATGCCCTCATCCAAGGAATCTGACAGATGAGATGATCCGGGCGATCGCAAACAGGGGCGGAATCGCGGGAGTAAATTTCTATGGGCCGTTTCTGGGTACAGAGACGGAATCCAGGATTTCTGAGATCACGCATCATATCCTTCATATGATTGACGTGGGAGGCAGCAGTTTTCCCGCGATCGGCACAGACTTTGACGGGTTTGACGGTATGGAGGTTATGGATATCCCGGAGGTGGGGAGCATGGAACGTCTCTGGGAAGCGCTGAAGAAAAAAGGGATATCAGAGCGGCAGCTGGATATGATCTGGCGGAGAAACGCCCTGCGTGTGATCCCATAAGCGCTGCTGCTGTCTGATATTGCACAGGGAAATTGAAAAAAATAAAATTCCCTCTTTTCTGTATGGAAAAGCTGTGCTATAATAGACAGGTACGCAGATGTAGTTCATCGGTAGAACACCAGCTTCCCAAGCTGGGGAGGCGGGTTCGACTCCCGTCATCTGCTTGGAAAAGCCGGAAGCGTTGCATAGTCAGCGTTTGCGGCTTTTTTGAGTATGATTTTGTTTGCGGGAAGCGTAAAAGCAAAAGCGGCGGGAGGAAAAGTATGAAAATAGTGTTTTTGGACGCGAAAACGATAGGTGATGATATAGACTTATCCGGTTTCGATCGGCTGGGAGAAGTGGTAAAATATGGATTTTCCCGGTCGGAGCAGGTCCCTTGGCGGACGGCGGACGCGGATGTGGTCATCGTCAATAAGGTGGAGGTCAATGAATCCACCATTGGAAACGCGAAGAACTTAAAGCTGGTTTGTGTGACGGCCACCGGAACCAACAATTTAGATAAGGAATACCTGGACAGACGGGGAATCGCCTGGAGGAATGTGGCCGGCTATTCGACTCAGTCGGTGGCACAGCATACCTTTGCCATGCTGTTCTATCTTCTGGAGAAGCTGCGTTATTATGATGATTATGTAAAGGAAGGCCGTTATGTAGATGATACGATCTTTACCCATTTCGCGGAAAGTTTCTATGAATTGAACGGAAAGCGGTGGGGGATCATTGGGCTTGGAAATATTGGAAGAAAGGTAGCAAAGATCGCGGAAACATTCGGAGCGGAAGTGGTATACGCTTCCGCGTCGGGCAGCGCGCCACAGGAGGGCTATCATCAGGTGGATCTGAATACGCTGCTTCGGACTTCGGATATCATTTCCGTCCATGCGCCATTGGATCAGAATACGGAAGATCTGATCGATGCCAGGGCTTTTCAGAAGATGAAGAAAAGCTGTATTTTCCTGAATTTAGGAAGAGGGCCTATTGTGGTGGAAGAAGATCTGGCAGAGGCACTGGAATCAGGTGAGATCCAGGCGGCGGGGCTGGATGTGCTGAGGGAGGAACCTATGAGTCCGGATAATCCGCTTCAAAGGATCCGGGACAGCAGGCGTTTGTTTATCACACCCCATATCGGCTGGGCCAGCATTGAGTCCAGGACAAGGCTTATGGAGATCATCCAGGGACAGATTGAAGAATTCTTCTGTCAGAGATAATGGCTTAGTCCTGTCCGGCGATTTTGAGAAATTCTTCCATTGCTCGGGTCATATACTTGGCTTGCTTGTGGTAGAAGACGATGCTCCGCTTTGTCTGGGGGTTGTCCAGTTTGTAGAAGCAGCATTCATCTACATTGGCAATGTGTCGGATAAGCGTATCTCCAACAAAGGTGATGCCCATGCCGTACCGGCAGATATTGAAAGCGGTCACCTGCTGGTCTAATTTAAGGATCACATTGGGAGAGAACCCTTCCATCTGGCAGATTTTCTCTGCCCGGGAGCGGGTGTCATTGCCGGAACGAAGGAAGATGAAAGGTTCCAAACGGAATTCCCTCAAAGAGACACAAGGGAAGGATGGATCCAGATGCCGTCCCTCCAGGATATCCTTCTGGGTCAGCAGAAACCTGGAGAGCCGCTGGTTAGAAGGGAAAGCTATCGGCACTGACAGCAATAGGGTCTCGTCCGCGAGAAAATGAGGGTGATAGACAGACTCCGGAAACTGGCAGTTGTCGATGACCAAATCTAAAGCCCCCCGGGACAACAGCTCCATAAGCTGAGGAGTGTCCGCTTCTGTGAGATGGATTCTGACTAGAGGGTATTTCCTGGTAAACCGGGCGATCATGGGCGGCAGGATATAGGAGGCGAAAAGGTTGCTGCCTCCGATGGAAAGCTGTCCTGTCTTTAATTCATTTAAGTCATTCAGATAGTTTTCAAATCGGTTCTGGATATCCATGATCTCTTCCACGGATCGGATATAGTGTTCTCCGCATTCGGTCAGCTGGATCGGACTGACGCTGCGGTCGAACAGGGGCGCTCCGATCTTTTCTTCTACTTTTTTGACGGCAGCGCTCAAGGAGGGCTGACTGATATAGAGATTAGCCGCTGCCTTGGAAAAACTGCGTTCTTTGTAAACTTCATAAACGTAATGCATAGAATGGAACATAACCGCGCCATGCCTCCTGTCTTCTCTTATAGCCCCATTATAGCCTTCAGCGCTCGGAAACGCAATAAGCCGGAGGGAGGGGAGAAGGCTTCAAAGAGAATTAAGAATACCTTAAGTTGCCTCTTTTGGAACAGGTATAGTATAATAGAGTTCCGATAAGGAGAGGTCCATATGACAAAAGAAAAGAAGTATTCCAGAAGAAGGCAGCAGGTGAAAAGACAGATCCTTATAATCGTGATTTTAGCGGTTTTGGCAGTGGCAATTCCGGTCATATATACAGTAAGATCTTCTGCGGAAGAACAGAAAACCAGCGGGGCGATAAGCAGTTCAGAAGGAATCAAAGGGACGCTTCAGGAGACAGACAGAGCGCTTCAGGATGAGACGCCCCGGGAACGGCTGGCAAGGGTGAAAAAGACCGCGGTGGAACGGGGATATCCCGCCGGAGTTATAGAACTTCTGGATAAAAACGAAGAGACTATAGAATTCGTAGCGAATTATGAAGAAAAGAAAGACAGTTCCCCTGCTCAGACGATCGGGGACGATTTGATCCAGGGGGAAATTCCAGAGCTGATCCAATGGGATGAGCGGTGGGGATACGCGTCCTATGGAACCAGCATCGTGGCAGTCAGCGGCTGCGGGCCTACCTGCCTTTCCATGGTGGCCAGCGGCCTTACCGGAGATGCGTCCATCACTCCCGCCAGTGTAGCTGCCTATGGGACGGCAAATGGATACGTGGATGAGGAAAATAATACCTACTGGAAGCTGATGAGCGATGGGTGCGCGGCTTGGGGCCTGACATGCTATGAAGGAGAGATTGAAGAAACAGTGGTTGTCAGTCAGCTTCAGGCGGGCCATCCGATCATCTGCAGCGTAGGGCCGGGAGATTTCACGGACAAGGGACATTTTATCGTGCTGGCAGGGTATGAGGATGGAAAGATCAAGGTCAATGATCCCTTTAGCAAAGCAAATACAGAGAACTTATGGGAGTTTGAGCGGCTGGAGGGGCAGATCAAAGCCTTGTGGATCTACTCATTGAAAAGATAAATAGATATATAGCGTTTGTCAATTCTATACAAAAACACAGAAGAAAAATTGGTCAGGATTTTGTTTGATAAATCATTGACAAGCTTAAGAGTACAAATGGTAAAATACGGGGGGGGGGTAAAGAAGGGCGGAATGTTTCTTCAAAAACCTCAACCTAAGTAGAGGGTTTCTCGTGGTTTATCATATTATGTTTTTGTTAGGAAGGTCTTAATGCAAGGAAAGAAACAAAAGTATACGATCGGTGAATTGGCAAGGCTGACAGGGATCAGTATTACCGCTCTGCGTTATTATGACCGGGAGCAGGTTTTGATTCCCGCGATCCGCAATGAAAGCAACGGATACAGGTATTACTCCGTCCACCAGTTAGAGCGGGCGCAGACGATCCGAGATCTGAAGTCTCTGGGATTATCTCTGGAAGAGATCCGGGAGATTTTGAAAAAGAAAAGCCACCGTCAGCTAGAGGAATGTCTGCGAGAGAAAGTAAGGGAGATCGAGGGAGAGATTGAAAACCTGGAGAGTAAGCTTCTATCCGCCCAGAACGCGTATCGGAGAGTGACAAACGGCAGGAGTTTCCTGGATGTGGAGGCGGATACTTCCTTGTTTTCTGTGGAACATTTCTATCCGGTAGAGGTGGCGCCGCTGAAGGAAATGTGGGTTTTGTATACCCGCTATCCCAGCGAAGTGAACGCGGAGAATCTTTTTTCCGACCGGTGTCTGGAACTTCAGCGACTGAGGAGCCAATATAATCTGTATACGATCGGGCCCTATATCGGCATTTTTCATGATGGGTATGAACGGCAGTTCAGTGAAGAAAAGGGAGATTTGGAAGTCTGCCTTCCGGTGATCAAGCCGGACGGTTTCCAGTGTCGGGAACTGCGCCAGTTTGGCGGATTCCTTACAGCAAGCACGATCCACATCGGTCCTTACAGCAAGAGCCGGAAAACCTATCAGTATCTGGAAGAATGGATCGGAGACAATGGGTATGAGATCACAGGACCTCCATTGGAGTATTATCTGATGGATATCAGCAATACCTTCAGCGAGGAGCAGTATTTGACTAAGATTCATTTTCCCGTGAAAAAGCGGGAAAACTTGTAGGAAAAGCAGGAATATAGCACATCTTGAATTTTGAAATTCGACAAAATCCAAGATGTGCTGTTTTTTTTGCTTTTTTTTGGAAAGATAAATAAAATTTTCACACTTTTCTATTGACTTTCCACCTAAGTTCAGAGTTTAAGATGCATATCAGAAAGGCAATGCGCAGATGTCTGAACGAATGAAAAAGAAAGTGAAGGAGGGAAACAAAGACGATGGCTGAGAAAAGCTATGACAGAAGTTATGAGAAAAGGATCGTGGTTCTGTTTTCTCTGACTTGGGGATTCCTGCATCTGAACCGTCTGGCAGTGAACTTTATGATGCCCGCGATCATGGAATCCATTCCTATGACAAACGCCCAGGTAAGCTATATCAGCGGCGCGACAACGGTCGCGTTCGCGATCTCATCGGCGATCATAGGTTACATTTCTGACCGGACTGGACATAAGAAATGGTGGATCGTCCCGCTGACGATCACGGCGGGTGTTTTCGCGGGGTTGTCTTTTGCGGCCAACAGCTATGGGATGCTGATCTTCTTTCGGGCCGCGTTTGGCGTGGCGTTAGGTCCGATCCTGGTTCTGATCTACAATATCATGGAACCGGCATCCACAAAGGAATCTTATGGGAAGAATACAGGGTATGTGAATTCGACCTGTGAATTTATCGTAACCTTATGCGGTCCGATTCTGATGACCCAGCTCTGTACCTGGATGGGCTGGAGGAACTCAACAGCACTGATCTGTATCCTGGTACTCCTGGTAGGCTTTGCCATGATCAAGATCGTGCGGGATACAGGGAAATCCGAATTGCAGCTGGACAGCAGAAAGGGACAGCTTAGACAGGTGCTGAAGAAGAAGAATGTAGTCCTGGCAGGTTTGATCGCGGTCATGGGGCTTGGCGGATACTGGATCATTATGAACTACGCGCCGCTTTACTGGGTTGAGTATGCCGGCCTGGATATTAACGGCATGGGCTTTGTTACAAGCTCTATGGGTGTCCTGGCCATTATCTATGCCTTTGCGGTTCCGAAGATTTCAGATAATATAGGACGAAAACCCGTTCTGGCAGCAGTGTTTGGCGTGGCGATCATTGCCCCGGTGGTAATGGCGGTTATGCCAGAGAGCAAGGCAACAATCGTGGTGTATGCGTTGATTGCCGGACTTCCAATTTCTACGCTGCCGCTGTACTACTCGATCGTGCCTTATGAGTCTGTGCCGGACTCCCTGAAGGCTACGGCCGGAGGTTTCGTCGCAGGCGTGGGTGAAGCGGTAGGAGGCGCGGTTGTTCCGGCAATCTCCGGGAATGTGTGCCCAGATCTTAAGACTATTATCCTCTCTGCGGCAATCGTATTCGCTATCGCGATGGTTCTGTCCATCTGTCTGACAGAAACCAATCCCACAACCTTGAAAAAGCGAGAGGAAAGGGAAGCGCTGCAGGGACATCCGGGGAGAGCAATCTAATAGAAAGAGGAGGAAAGAAATATGAGCCAAAAAACAGTGTTTCCATACATACCGAATTCCGTGCCGGAAATCCAGGAAGAGATGCTCCGGGAAGTGGGCGCCTCGGATGTGATGGATCTATATGAAGAAATTCCTGAGGAGCTGCGGGTCAAAGGCCTGCTGAACCTGCCGGAACCAATCCGGGATGAACTTGGGATCAAGCGGCATATGGAGAAGATCCTTGCGAAAAATAAGAACTGCAATGAGTACGACAATTTCATGGGAGCAGGATGCGCCCAGCACTTTGTGCCGGCTGTATGTGATGAGATCGCCGGAAGAGGCGAACTTCTGACCTGCTACGGGGCGGAGACCTGGGCGGATCATGGGAAATACCAGATCTTCTTCGAGTACCAGAGCATGATGGCAGAACTTTTAGAAATGGACTTTCTGACGGTTCCCTGCCACTGCGGCGGCCAGGCGGTGTCCACCTCTTTTTGTATGGCAAACCGGATCACAGGAAGAAAGAAGATCTTAGTACCTAAGACCATGACGCCTCAGAATCTGCTGATTGCCCAAAATTATGTAAAATCTGCAATCGAAGAAAAAGCGCTGGTGATTGAGGAAGTGGCGTATGACCCGTCTACAGGAGAGATGGATCTTGCTGATCTTGAGTCAAAACTAGACGATACAGTTGCGGCAGTGTTGATCGAGAATCCTAATTATCTGGGTGTGATCGAAAGCCAGGGAGCAAAGATCGGAGAGATGGCCGCAGCGGCTGGAGCGGAATTTATCGTTTATGCGGATCCCATTACTTTGGGCGTAATGGAAGCGCCAGGGAATTATGGGGCGACGATCTGTGTGGGAGACCTCCACGGACTGGGTCTTCATCTGCACTGCGGCGGCGCCCAGGCCGGCTATATCGCCTGTAAGGATGATATGAAATACATGGTTGAGTTCAAAGAACTGGTAGACGGTGTGGTGGAGACGACTGTGCCTGGAGAGGTAGGATATACGGTCGTCCTGATGGAACGGACCCACTACGCGATGCGGGAGAAGGGGAAAGAATTCACAGGAACCCAGAACAATCTGTGGACCGCACCGGTAGCTGTATATCTGGCTTTGATGGGACCAAAAGGGATGGAAGAGATCGGAGATACAATCATGACCAAGAACCAGTACGCTGCACAGCGGTTCTCTCAAATTCCAG is part of the Lachnospiraceae bacterium KGMB03038 genome and encodes:
- a CDS encoding aminomethyl-transferring glycine dehydrogenase subunit GcvPA produces the protein MSQKTVFPYIPNSVPEIQEEMLREVGASDVMDLYEEIPEELRVKGLLNLPEPIRDELGIKRHMEKILAKNKNCNEYDNFMGAGCAQHFVPAVCDEIAGRGELLTCYGAETWADHGKYQIFFEYQSMMAELLEMDFLTVPCHCGGQAVSTSFCMANRITGRKKILVPKTMTPQNLLIAQNYVKSAIEEKALVIEEVAYDPSTGEMDLADLESKLDDTVAAVLIENPNYLGVIESQGAKIGEMAAAAGAEFIVYADPITLGVMEAPGNYGATICVGDLHGLGLHLHCGGAQAGYIACKDDMKYMVEFKELVDGVVETTVPGEVGYTVVLMERTHYAMREKGKEFTGTQNNLWTAPVAVYLALMGPKGMEEIGDTIMTKNQYAAQRFSQIPGVALKFTGTFFKEFVLDYSGTGKTAEEIRQSLLEEKIFSGVTLTQDYPELGECALVCVTEMVTKEMIDHMADSLLKVVNG